One window of Mixophyes fleayi isolate aMixFle1 chromosome 3, aMixFle1.hap1, whole genome shotgun sequence genomic DNA carries:
- the ZUP1 gene encoding zinc finger-containing ubiquitin peptidase 1 isoform X2: MIVDTKGNSRQQYECPMCSLLCANGHLLQEHVNLHLEESFCDEAKISNDLVLARQLQAEEYKRRKAEESKKEQEEFQKLQRQFGLDNSGGYRQQSMQNLERAVARGRMQPMEFHRHRAQMMESLATGVDDGRTKTSGVLDALHHYYNISAPEVRRVWLCSSLDHYSNSAGDKGWGCGFRNFQMLLSSILLSNSYRNCLQDYRHIPCIPKIQALIEDAWKEGFDPQGASHFNGKLQGTKAWIGASEIYCLLTSLQIKCRILDFHKPSSPSGTHPHLFEWVLNYYASDVSETGGKVVCSSKPAIYLQHQGHSRTIVGIEEKKNKSYCLLIFDPGCPSENIQRLIKRNIDSAALKHLRKYVGSLKHKQYQIVAVEGVLLPEEKAARLQMSKVFRAERIP; this comes from the exons GAAATTCCAGGCAACAGTATGAATGCCCGATGTGTTCTTTGCTTTGCGCAAATGGTCACCTCCTGCAAGAACATGTAAATCTGCATTTGGAGGAAAGCTTCTGTGATGAAG CTAAAATCTCCAATGATCTAGTCTTGGCCAGACAGCTGCAAGCTGAGGAATACAAGCGGCGAAAAGCAGAAGAATCTAAAAAAGAGCAGGAGGAATTCCAGAAACTACAG AGACAATTCGGTTTAGACAACTCTGGAGGCTATCGACAGCAATCTATGCAAAATCTAGAAAGGGCGGTTGCAAGGGGACGAATGCAGCCTATGGAATTTCACCGGCACAGAGCACAAATGATGGAGTCTTTAGCTACAGGAGTAGATGATGGTAGAACAAAGACATCAG GTGTTCTGGATGCTCTACACCACTATTATAACATTTCTGCCCCTGAAGTGCGCCGTGTCTGGCTTTGCTCTTCTTTGGACCACTACAGCAATTCTGCAGGAGACAAAGGATGGGGTTGTGGTTTCCGAAATTTTCAAATGCTTCTTTCTTCCATTTTGTTGAGCAACTCTTACAGAAACTGCTTGCAAG ATTACAGGCACATTCCTTGTATTCCTAAAATTCAGGCTTTGATTGAAGATGCCTGGAAAGAAGGTTTTGATCCTCAGGGTGCTTCTCATTTCAATGGCAAATTGCAGGGTACCAAGGCTTGGATTGGAGCATCTGAAATCTACTGCCTCCTAACATCTCTGCAGATAAA ATGTCGTATTCTTGATTTTCACAAGCCAAGCAGTCCTTCAGGAACACACCCTCACTTGTTTGAGTGGGTTCTGAACTATTATGCATCTGATGTGAGTGAAACTGGAGGCAAAGTAGTGTGTTCTTCCAAGCCCGCTATTTACCTTCAGCACCAAG GTCACAGCCGCACAATTGTGGGAATCGAAGAGAAAAAGAATAAATCCTATTGTCTATTAATATTTGATCCTGGATGTCCTTCTGAAAATATACAGAGACTGATAAAGCGTAATATAGATAGTGCTGCTCTTAAGCACCTCCGTAAATATGTAGGGAGCTTGAAACATAAACAGTACCAGATTGTGGCAGTAGAGGGAGTTCTGCTCCCAGAAGAAAAGGCA GCTCGTTTGCAAATGTCAAAAGTCTTCAGAGCTGAGAGGATTCCATGA
- the ZUP1 gene encoding zinc finger-containing ubiquitin peptidase 1 isoform X1: protein MLICDICTQQVLSEDDMKSHLLLTHMEQDTCCPFCTIAGVSYDELHHHIQLAHADTLEAWSSDEEHPGEIHKLPTSPTSSSDHTQMKEFVPGSAIEQSPNEIELPLNIGQNHNKVQSHLTTEDALSNACNSSRLACIAESACSPLATNESGFNSTNFDRQLFNESNCQTSASAQHATCNGDIVLECPFCFKIKTSIEELELHVRMEHVDLLDTPTKGNSRQQYECPMCSLLCANGHLLQEHVNLHLEESFCDEAKISNDLVLARQLQAEEYKRRKAEESKKEQEEFQKLQRQFGLDNSGGYRQQSMQNLERAVARGRMQPMEFHRHRAQMMESLATGVDDGRTKTSGVLDALHHYYNISAPEVRRVWLCSSLDHYSNSAGDKGWGCGFRNFQMLLSSILLSNSYRNCLQDYRHIPCIPKIQALIEDAWKEGFDPQGASHFNGKLQGTKAWIGASEIYCLLTSLQIKCRILDFHKPSSPSGTHPHLFEWVLNYYASDVSETGGKVVCSSKPAIYLQHQGHSRTIVGIEEKKNKSYCLLIFDPGCPSENIQRLIKRNIDSAALKHLRKYVGSLKHKQYQIVAVEGVLLPEEKAARLQMSKVFRAERIP, encoded by the exons ATGCTTATTTGTGACATATGTACCCAGCAAGTGCTATCTGAAGATGATATGAAGAGCCATTTGCTTTTGACACACATGGAACAAGACACTTGCTGTCCTTTCTGCACCATTGCTGGAGTCTCCTACGATGAACTGCACCATCACATTCAGTTAGCTCATGCAGACACACTGGAGGCCTGGAGTAGTGATGAGGAACATCCTGGGGAAATCCATAAACTGCCAACCTCTCCCACCAGCAGCTCAGACCATACACAAATGAAAGAGTTTGTCCCAGGAAGCGCCATTGAACAGTCTCCTAATGAAATTGAATTGCCGCTTAACATAGGACAAAATCATAACAAAGTACAGAGCCATCTGACAACAGAGGATGCCTTGAGTAATGCCTGCAATAGTTCCAGATTAGCTTGTATAGCAGAGTCTGCTTGCTCACCTCTGGCAACAAATGAATCTGGATTCAACAGTACTAATTTTGATAGACAGTTATTTAATGAAAGCAACTGTCAAACCTCAGCGTCTGCCCAACATGCCACCTGTAATGGCGACATTGTTCTAGAGTGccctttttgctttaaaattaaAACCTCCATTGAAGAACTTGAGCTCCATGTAAGGATGGAACATGTGGATCTCTTAGACACCCCTACCAAAG GAAATTCCAGGCAACAGTATGAATGCCCGATGTGTTCTTTGCTTTGCGCAAATGGTCACCTCCTGCAAGAACATGTAAATCTGCATTTGGAGGAAAGCTTCTGTGATGAAG CTAAAATCTCCAATGATCTAGTCTTGGCCAGACAGCTGCAAGCTGAGGAATACAAGCGGCGAAAAGCAGAAGAATCTAAAAAAGAGCAGGAGGAATTCCAGAAACTACAG AGACAATTCGGTTTAGACAACTCTGGAGGCTATCGACAGCAATCTATGCAAAATCTAGAAAGGGCGGTTGCAAGGGGACGAATGCAGCCTATGGAATTTCACCGGCACAGAGCACAAATGATGGAGTCTTTAGCTACAGGAGTAGATGATGGTAGAACAAAGACATCAG GTGTTCTGGATGCTCTACACCACTATTATAACATTTCTGCCCCTGAAGTGCGCCGTGTCTGGCTTTGCTCTTCTTTGGACCACTACAGCAATTCTGCAGGAGACAAAGGATGGGGTTGTGGTTTCCGAAATTTTCAAATGCTTCTTTCTTCCATTTTGTTGAGCAACTCTTACAGAAACTGCTTGCAAG ATTACAGGCACATTCCTTGTATTCCTAAAATTCAGGCTTTGATTGAAGATGCCTGGAAAGAAGGTTTTGATCCTCAGGGTGCTTCTCATTTCAATGGCAAATTGCAGGGTACCAAGGCTTGGATTGGAGCATCTGAAATCTACTGCCTCCTAACATCTCTGCAGATAAA ATGTCGTATTCTTGATTTTCACAAGCCAAGCAGTCCTTCAGGAACACACCCTCACTTGTTTGAGTGGGTTCTGAACTATTATGCATCTGATGTGAGTGAAACTGGAGGCAAAGTAGTGTGTTCTTCCAAGCCCGCTATTTACCTTCAGCACCAAG GTCACAGCCGCACAATTGTGGGAATCGAAGAGAAAAAGAATAAATCCTATTGTCTATTAATATTTGATCCTGGATGTCCTTCTGAAAATATACAGAGACTGATAAAGCGTAATATAGATAGTGCTGCTCTTAAGCACCTCCGTAAATATGTAGGGAGCTTGAAACATAAACAGTACCAGATTGTGGCAGTAGAGGGAGTTCTGCTCCCAGAAGAAAAGGCA GCTCGTTTGCAAATGTCAAAAGTCTTCAGAGCTGAGAGGATTCCATGA